The genome window GACCTCCGTCACCACGGCGCTTGGACTGATGCCCATGGTAATCGGCCTCAACATCAACTTCTTTACGCGCGAGATCGTCTATGGCGCGCCATCAACGCAGTGGTGGACTGAACTAAGCTCGGCCATTGCGGGCGGTCTGGTGGTTGCCACGGTGCTAACGCTCGTGGTGACACCGGCGATGTTGATGCTGGGAGAGAAGAAAGCGAACCGCGGCGTGCCCACTCCGAAAGAGGCAGAGCCCGCAGCGGTCTGATAGGTCTTAGGCGGCCTTGTCGGCCTTGTCTTCGGTCAGGATCGTATAAAGCGTTGCCGGGTCTGGGTTCGACCGCAGCTTGGTGCAGATGCTGCTGTCACGCAGTGTACGGGCCACCAGCGCTAAGGCTTTCAAGTGCTCCACGCCCGCATCTTCGGGGGCGAAGAGTGCAAAGGCCACATCGACCGGCTGACGATCGACCGAAGAGAAATCAATCGGCTTGTCCAGCAAGACGAAGGCACCGACGACTTTGTCGATACCGTTCATCCGCGCGTGGGGCAGGGCGACACCATGACCGACACCGGTCGGCCCGAGGGTTTCGCGCGTCATCAGCGCATCCACCACCTGACCGGCCGGCAGCCCATAGGCCTGCTGGACGAGTTCGCCGATATCCTGCATCAGCCGCTTCTTGCTCGAAGCCGAAGTCAAAACCTTCACGGCCTCAGGCTTGAGGAGTTTGCCGAAATCCATACCGCGCGCCCTGCTCTTTGGCGGAGTTTACCGCCGTGGGTTATGAAGGGTCGATCCAGCCGATGTTCCCGTCTTCGCGACGGTACACGACATTCATCCCTTCCTGGCCTTCCTTACGAAACAGCAGCACCGGATCGCCTGACAATTCCATCTGCATGACCGCTTCGCCCACAGACAAAGTTGGCACCTTCATCTGCATCTCTGCAATGATCATGGGTTGGAGGGTATCAGGTTCCTGCGCATCTGAATCGCTGTCTGACGCGAGGATATAGGAGGACGCCCCCAAAAGTTCAACCGGTTCGGCGCGATCTTTGTGATGGTCCTTTAGGCGGCGCTTGTAGCGGCGCAGCTGTTTTTCCATCTTGGCGCAGCAACTGTCGAAAGCAGCATAGATTTCCGTCGCCTTGGCCTTGGCCGACGCATTGAGACCGGTGGAAAGATGCACAGTTGCCTCGCAGGCAAATTCGTGGCCCGTTTTGGAAAACACCACCAAGGCATCGGTCGGGC of Sulfitobacter sp. DSM 110093 contains these proteins:
- the raiA gene encoding ribosome-associated translation inhibitor RaiA, whose amino-acid sequence is MRYQISGKQIDIGDALRTHVRTELDEAVGKYAERPTDALVVFSKTGHEFACEATVHLSTGLNASAKAKATEIYAAFDSCCAKMEKQLRRYKRRLKDHHKDRAEPVELLGASSYILASDSDSDAQEPDTLQPMIIAEMQMKVPTLSVGEAVMQMELSGDPVLLFRKEGQEGMNVVYRREDGNIGWIDPS
- a CDS encoding PTS sugar transporter subunit IIA, giving the protein MDFGKLLKPEAVKVLTSASSKKRLMQDIGELVQQAYGLPAGQVVDALMTRETLGPTGVGHGVALPHARMNGIDKVVGAFVLLDKPIDFSSVDRQPVDVAFALFAPEDAGVEHLKALALVARTLRDSSICTKLRSNPDPATLYTILTEDKADKAA